From Candoia aspera isolate rCanAsp1 chromosome 4, rCanAsp1.hap2, whole genome shotgun sequence, a single genomic window includes:
- the LRRD1 gene encoding leucine-rich repeat and death domain-containing protein 1, with amino-acid sequence MSEISSRLHKERESEFQETTPEKEAESSVEASLQDAEKNGLHSTEKLESIIKVSQDWTADTKHVELLAYLYAEGLAEIPPEFFEVQAKKSLIQSIENATVSQTLSEEIASEIMLDEFTVQLNARGLVEVPSGIFETKKLKFLNLSNNNIKTIPQEIKVLTNLEILFMGGNQLTSLPPDISLLKKLRTLNLSHNQISRFPPNFSELSRLRCLLISHNSIEKIQFVLEKLERLEILDLSGNNVTLPDTISNMNKLNALFLNSCNISIFPKMVCYIPNLKKLSLSENQIKSLPKEVKELKSLKELSLSNNKLTFLPVQLFQLVYIEKLRLDNNQLESLSDKVEKFQKLCDLNLAKNILKIIPDSLCNCTMIERLNFSDNQLRKIPSTLYRLKYIRELYLSRNQLIFLDEQLAYIKELLILEVSGNMLMYIPVEIKSCIEITKIDLSYNKLAVFPVGLCALVALKHLNLSGNYISEITIDISFIKNLQHLNLSKNKLPSFSIHLCTLSRLSYLDLSNNEISTVPTKVHQMQSLQVLLLHHNKFILFPRELCVLNHLKVLDLSENKIQFIPANIKELSKLKDLNLSDNQFASFPNEICQLLSLQKLTLSQKNGLRLKSLTEEISQLTSLKELDISHNEFQEIPESIGQIQSLVTLIASNNGLTKLPSSFSSLCNLQHLNLRENKLLYLPSDMHLLLELKDIDFDENTLIRPPLEVCKGKQLLPITHYLENADQRDEKVLEKILKTISSNIPFEHFDYFCRKMQLDNDTIVSIENNRLVIRYNEITCFVWVDYGFFFCGSHPGSHGLSWVAI; translated from the exons ATGTCAGAAATATCAAGCCGTTTGCACAAGGAAAGGGAAAGTGAATTCCAGGAGACTACAcctgaaaaagaagcagaaagctCTGTGGAGGCATCTTTAcaagatgcagaaaaaaatggcttACATTCTACAGAGAAACTAGAATCAATTATAAAAGTTTCACAAGATTGGACAGCTGATACAAAACATGTTGAACTTCTTGCATATCTGTATGCTGAAGGATTAGCTGAAATCCCACCAGAGTTTTTTGAAGTTCAAGCTAAAAAAAGCTTAATACAATCCATAGAGAATGCTACAGTAAGTCAAACGCTATCTGAAGAAATAGCATCTGAAATTATGCTTGATGAGTTTACGGTTCAGTTAAATGCAAGAGGACTGGTTGAAGTTCCTTCGGGGATTTTTGAAACAAAGAAGTTGAAGTTTTTGAATTTAAGCAATAACAACATAAAGACCATACCACAAGAGATAAAAGTGTTGACAAACCTGGAAATATTATTTATGGGAGGAAATCAATTAACTTCATTACCTCCTGATATTTCTCTACTTAAAAAACTTAGAACTTTGAACCTCAGTCATAACCAAATATCAAGGTTCCCCCCCAATTTTTCTGAACTGTCAAGACTCAGGTGTCTTTTGATCAGTCATAACAGCATTGAAAAAATCCAGTTTGTTTTAGAAAAACTTGAAAGACTAGAAATATTAGATCTCAGTGGAAATAATGTGACTCTCCCAGACACTATATCTAACATGAACAAATTGAATGCACTCTTTTTAAATTCCTGTAACATTTCAATATTCCCAAAGATGGTCTGTTACATTCCAAATCTAAAGAAGCTCAGTTTGTCGGAAAATCAGATCAAGAGTTTACCAAAAGAAGTTAAAGAACTCAAAAGTTTAAAAGAACTTTCATTAAGTAACAACAAGCTTACATTTTTGCCTGTGCAGCTTTTTCAGTTGGTATATATTGAAAAACTGAGGCTGGATAACAACCAACTAGAAAGTCTTTCGGATAAAGTGGAAAAATTTCAAAAGCTTTGTGACCTTAATCTTgccaaaaacatattaaaaataattcctgatagTCTTTGCAACTGTACAATGATAGAACGCCTCAACTTCAGTGACAACCAATTAAGAAAGATTCCTTCCACTctatacagattaaaatatataagGGAATTGTACTTAAGCAGAAACCAACTGATCTTTTTAGATGAACAATTAGCATACATTAAGGAACTCTTAATTTTAGAAGTATCAGGAAATATGTTAATGTACATTCCTGTTGAAATAAAAAGCTGTATAGAAATCACTAAAATTGACTTAAGTTATAATAAATTGGCTGTGTTCCCAGTTGGATTGTGTGCACTAGTTGCTCTTAAACACTTAAATCTCAGTGGAaattatatttcagaaataacTATTGACATTTCGTTTATTAAAAACCTGCAGCATCTAAATCTCAGTAAGAACAAATTACCCTCATTTTCCATACACCTGTGCACTCTTTCCAGACTGAGTTATTTAGACCTAAGTAACAATGAAATAAGCACTGTTCCGACGAAAGTGCATCAAATGCAGTCTCTTCAGGTTCTTCTATTACACCataacaaatttattttgtttcccaGAGAATTGTGTGTTCTAAATCATCTAAAGGTTCTTgatctttctgaaaacaaaatacagttcATTCCTGCAAATATTAAGGAACTGTCAAAGCTAAAAGACTTAAATCTGTCAGACAACCAGTTTGCATCATTTCCAAATGAAATATGCCAACTTTTATCATTGCAGAAGTTAACTCTGAGTCAGAAAAATGGACTAAGG TTAAAATCACTGACAGAAGAGATATCACAGCTGACGTCTCTCAAAGAGCTGGATATTTCTCACAATGAATTTCAAGAAATACCAGAAAGCATAGGGCAAATACAAAGCTTGGTCACTTTGATAGCAAGCAATAATGGTTTAACAAAGCTTCCCTCAAGTTTTTCATCACTATGTAATTTACAGCATCTGAATTTGAGAG AAAACAAGCTTCTGTACTTGCCTAGTGATATGCACCTTCTTCTGGAACTAAAGGATATAGATTTTGATGAAAATACTCTCATCAGGCCTCCCCTGGAAGTCTGTAAAGGGAAACAACTGCTCCCCATCACACATTACTTAGAAAATGCTGATCAAAGAGATG AAAAGGTCCTGGagaaaatattgaaaaccatTAGTAGCAATATTCCTTTTGaacattttgattatttttgcCGAAAAATGCAACTCGACAATGATACAATTGTATCTATTGAAAATAACAGGTTAGTTATAAGATATAATGAGATAACTTGTTTTGTCTGGGTTGATTATGGGTTTTTCTTTTGTGgaagccacccagggtcacatggtctgagttgggtggccatataa